One region of Eubacterium sp. 1001713B170207_170306_E7 genomic DNA includes:
- a CDS encoding TetR/AcrR family transcriptional regulator: MHKMTKGEMTKERILASAKELFYEQGYDATTIQQIADRSGTTLGSMTYHFATKATFVSRLFDDYFTNLDTAIRQKQYEPWNSFESHFRLTMIYYHNLLSDPHTRNFYYEVFKNDTLFSSLHGNISQIYHDFIRDYSLRIRPIEFDAIVTADFGARRECLLSYCEERLKMPIEDFGIFLLTNTARCIGIPEAAIYKTSYQSLVFYRSHDFSNVQLLK, translated from the coding sequence ATGCATAAAATGACAAAAGGCGAAATGACGAAGGAGCGAATCCTCGCGAGCGCCAAGGAACTGTTTTACGAACAGGGCTATGACGCAACCACCATTCAACAGATCGCTGACCGTTCGGGGACAACGCTTGGCTCTATGACCTACCATTTTGCGACCAAAGCCACCTTTGTCAGCCGTCTTTTTGACGACTACTTTACCAATCTTGACACGGCCATCCGCCAAAAGCAGTACGAGCCGTGGAATTCCTTTGAAAGCCATTTCCGGCTCACCATGATCTATTACCACAACCTGCTGTCCGACCCACACACCCGTAATTTCTATTATGAGGTCTTTAAAAACGATACGCTGTTCAGCTCTCTCCACGGGAACATCAGCCAGATTTACCATGATTTTATAAGAGACTACAGCCTGCGGATCCGGCCCATTGAGTTTGACGCCATCGTCACCGCCGACTTCGGCGCAAGGCGTGAATGTCTGCTCTCCTACTGCGAGGAACGCCTGAAGATGCCCATCGAGGATTTCGGCATTTTCCTTTTGACCAATACCGCCCGCTGCATCGGCATTCCCGAGGCCGCCATCTACAAGACCAGCTACCAGTCTCTGGTTTTTTACCGGAGCCATGATTTTTCAAACGTCCAGCTCTTAAAATGA
- a CDS encoding amino acid ABC transporter ATP-binding protein has protein sequence MEEIINVSNLNKSFDTNHVLKGISFQVNRGDVVAVIGSSGSGKSTLLRCLIDLEKADSGTVTMEGRDLMKDGLYASQNEIRAIIMKMGMVFQHFNLFPHLTVRQNLELAPKVVKKEKGEAMDLRCEKHLAQVGLLDKIDAMPSTLSGGEKQRVAIARALMMNPDILLFDEPTSALDPELTGEVLGVMQQLAEAHMTMIVVTHEMGFAREVANKILFMNDGIILEEGTPEDIFEHPKNERTREFLSSITRK, from the coding sequence ATGGAAGAAATCATCAATGTATCCAATCTGAACAAGAGCTTCGACACCAATCATGTGCTGAAGGGCATCTCCTTTCAGGTCAACCGGGGCGATGTCGTGGCCGTGATCGGCTCCTCCGGCTCTGGAAAATCGACACTTTTGCGCTGTTTGATCGACCTTGAAAAGGCCGACAGCGGCACGGTCACCATGGAGGGCAGAGACCTGATGAAGGACGGTCTCTACGCCTCCCAGAACGAAATCCGGGCCATTATCATGAAAATGGGCATGGTGTTCCAGCATTTCAATCTCTTTCCGCACCTCACGGTCCGCCAGAATCTGGAGCTTGCCCCAAAGGTGGTTAAAAAGGAAAAGGGCGAAGCTATGGACCTGCGGTGCGAGAAGCACCTGGCCCAGGTCGGCCTGCTCGACAAAATCGACGCCATGCCCTCCACCCTGTCCGGCGGCGAGAAGCAGCGGGTGGCCATCGCGAGGGCGCTCATGATGAACCCGGACATTCTGCTCTTTGATGAGCCCACCTCCGCCTTGGACCCGGAGCTCACCGGCGAGGTGCTGGGCGTTATGCAGCAGCTGGCCGAGGCCCACATGACCATGATTGTCGTTACCCATGAGATGGGCTTTGCCCGTGAGGTCGCCAACAAAATCCTCTTTATGAACGATGGTATTATTCTGGAGGAGGGCACGCCTGAGGACATTTTCGAGCATCCGAAAAACGAACGGACCAGGGAATTTTTAAGCAGTATTACACGAAAATAG
- a CDS encoding amino acid ABC transporter permease, which produces MDSTYFMNVLTPMLQGGLVTLAVFAVTIVSSLPLGFLFTLMSRSRIVVLRGFAEVYIYILRGTPLLLQLMFVYFGLPLLPGVGKFLVFDRFVAACIAFGLNYAAYFAEIFRGGLLAIDKGQYEASKVLGLTRFETMVRVVIPQMIRVCLPSISNETITLLKDTALVTTIGVAEIIHYAKTAVNRDANPFAFVVAAAIYLVINFVLTFIFKKLEKKYEF; this is translated from the coding sequence ATGGATTCAACCTATTTTATGAATGTGCTTACGCCAATGCTCCAGGGCGGCCTGGTGACATTGGCTGTTTTTGCGGTCACGATTGTTTCATCGCTGCCGCTGGGCTTTCTGTTCACCCTGATGTCCAGGAGCAGGATTGTGGTGCTCCGCGGCTTTGCGGAGGTTTATATTTATATTTTAAGAGGGACACCTCTGCTGCTCCAGCTCATGTTTGTCTACTTTGGGCTGCCGCTGCTGCCGGGCGTGGGCAAGTTTCTGGTCTTTGACCGGTTTGTGGCTGCCTGCATCGCCTTTGGGCTCAACTACGCCGCCTATTTTGCCGAGATTTTCAGGGGCGGGCTTCTGGCCATCGACAAGGGACAGTACGAGGCCTCAAAGGTGCTGGGCCTGACCCGCTTTGAGACCATGGTCCGCGTGGTCATTCCGCAGATGATCCGAGTCTGCCTGCCCTCCATCAGCAATGAGACCATCACCCTGCTTAAGGACACGGCGCTGGTCACCACCATTGGCGTGGCGGAAATTATCCACTATGCCAAGACCGCGGTTAACCGGGACGCCAATCCTTTCGCCTTTGTTGTGGCAGCGGCCATCTACCTGGTCATCAACTTTGTGCTCACCTTTATCTTTAAAAAACTGGAAAAGAAATACGAATTTTAG